ATGCAGGCTGTCCGCCGTGGCGTCGAAGCCGATGTAGGCGCCGACCGGCCCCTGGCGCAGCAGGGCGTCGAGGCCCGACAGGTCGCTGCCCTGGTGCAGGAATCCGCGCTCGTCGAGCACGCGCAGGAAGTCGGACTGGAAGGGGCTGGAAGCGGCGGGGGTCGCCATGATGCTGATCTCCGGAAGGGAAGGGCCGCGTCCCGGAGATCATCTGTCGAAGCACATGCCGCCGGTCCGCGGCGGCATGGTTCATGTGGTCAAGACTGAACGCGCCGCCCTATGGGAGCAGCGGATAATAGCGGCTGGAGTGGTGCGTGCGCGTCGTCATGGCCGGAAAGCTAGGCGCGCGGGGGCGAGGCGTCAAGGGCGGATGACAGGGCCGGCGCATCCCATTTGTCCGGCAACCGGGCACTTGAGGTCTGGCGCTTATTGCACCCATACAGCATAAAGCCCGTCTTCCCCCTTTCGGGAGGAAGGGCTTTATCGCTTCCGGGGACCCGACCATGAGCGCCATCGCCGAGGCCGCGCCGGCCAAGCTGAACCTCTATCTGCATGTGGTGGGCCGCCGGGACGACGGCTTTCACGAGTTGGACAGCCTCATCGCCTTCGCCGACGTGGCGGACCGGGTGACGGTGCAGCCGGGCGTGGCGCGGATCGCGCTGCGCGGAGCGGACCTGCCGCCGGTCGGGCCGAGGCTGGCCATCTCCGGTCCCTTCGGCCCGGCGCTGATGGGCGAAAACCCGTCGCAGAACCTCGTCATCCGCGCCGCTTACGCGCTGGCCGCCCGGCTGGGGCGCGAGGCCGACGCGTTGATCGCGCTGGAGAAGGCGCTGCCCGTCGCGTCCGGAATCGGCGGCGGCTCGGCGGATGCGGCCGCGACGCTGCGCGCCCTGGCCCGGCTGTGGGGCGTCCCGGCGGCCGACCAGCGCCTCTACGAGGTCGCGGCGTCGCTGGGCGCCGACGTGCCGGTCTGCGTCGTCGGGCGGAGCTGCTATTTCGGCGGCGTGGGGGAGGTGCTGGAGGAGGCGCCGGCCTTGCCGGAGACTTTCGCGGTGCTGGTCAATCCCGGCGTGCCGGTGCCGACCCCCGCCGTGTTCAAGGCGCGCCGGGGCGCCTTCTCCGCCCCGGCCCGCTTCACCGGGGCGCCCGCCGACGCCGCGGCGCTGGCCGCGCTGCTGCGGGAGCGGCGCAACGACCTGACCGAACCGGCGCTGACCGTCGCTCCGGTGATCGCCGACGTTCTGGCGGCGCTGGAGGGCACGGACGGCTGCCTGCTGGCCCGCCTGTCGGGCAGCGGGGCGACCTGCTTCGGCCTCTACGCCGATGCGGAGCGCGCCGCCGCCGCCGCCCGCTCGATCCAGGCGGCGCAGCCGCGCTGGTGGGCGAAGGCCGCCCGGCTGCTGCCGACCCCGGCGGGTGCGCCGCCGCTGCCCACGGGATTGACGGCGCCTGCCACGGTCGTCCCGGCCCCGCCCCCGCCGATCCCCTTCCCGGACACTGGCGGCTGGGGCGTCGGC
This genomic stretch from Azospirillum sp. TSH58 harbors:
- a CDS encoding 4-(cytidine 5'-diphospho)-2-C-methyl-D-erythritol kinase, with amino-acid sequence MSAIAEAAPAKLNLYLHVVGRRDDGFHELDSLIAFADVADRVTVQPGVARIALRGADLPPVGPRLAISGPFGPALMGENPSQNLVIRAAYALAARLGREADALIALEKALPVASGIGGGSADAAATLRALARLWGVPAADQRLYEVAASLGADVPVCVVGRSCYFGGVGEVLEEAPALPETFAVLVNPGVPVPTPAVFKARRGAFSAPARFTGAPADAAALAALLRERRNDLTEPALTVAPVIADVLAALEGTDGCLLARLSGSGATCFGLYADAERAAAAARSIQAAQPRWWAKAARLLPTPAGAPPLPTGLTAPATVVPAPPPPIPFPDTGGWGVG